TTTTTATAATTCTGCCCAAGATCAACCACCTTCCCAATCACAAGGGCTGATTTCAGGGAATAAAACAGAGCTTGGTGGTTAAGAACAaagaatacagagaaagaaaaatctatgTTAAAAAGACTGCACCTTGGGAACTTTCCAGAACGCTTGGTGAAAAGGCTGAGGAGCGGCGGCTGCCCGAGCTGCGCACGGCAACGCGCTCCTTCCCGCTCCCCCACACCGGCATCAGCCCCCTCACCTCACCGGCTGTAGGAAATGGTGAAAGAAACCACTTATTATGATGTTTTGGGGGTCAAACCCAATGCCACCCAAGAATTGAAAAAGGCTTACAGGAAACTGGCCTTGAAGTACCACCCTGATAAGAATCCAAATGAAGGAGAGAAGTTTAAACAGATTTCTCAAGCTTACGAAGTGCTCTCTGATGCAAAGAAAAGGGAattatatgacaaaggaggagaGCAGGCAATTAAAGAAGGTGGAGCAGGTGGCGGTTTTGGCTCCCCCATGGACATCTTCGATATGTTTTTTGGAGGAGGAGGCAGgatgcagagagaaaagagaggtaaAAATGTTGTGCATCAACTCACAGTAACCTTAGAAGATTTATATAATGGTGCAACAAGAAAACTAGCTCTGCAAAAGAATGTGATTTGTGACAAATGTGAAGGCCGAGGTGGTAAGAAAGGAGCAGTAGAGTGCTGTCCCAATTGCCGAGGTACTGGCATGCAAATGAGAATTCATCAGATAGGACCTGGAATGGTTCAGCAAATTCAGTCTGTCTGCATGGAGTGCCAGGGCCATGGGGAGCGGATCAGTCCTAAAGAGAGATGTAAAAGCTGCAATGGAAGGAAGACAGTTTGAGAGAAGAAAATTCTAGAAGTTCCTATTGACAAAGGCATGAAAGATGGCCAGAAGATAACACTCCATGGTGAAGGAGACCAAGAACCAGGACTGGAGCCAGGAGATATTATCATCGTTTTAGATCAGAAGGACCATGCTGTTTTTACTCAACGAGGAGAAGACCTTTTCATATGTATGGACATACAGCTGGTTGAGGCATTGTGTGGCTTCCAAAAGCCAATATCTACTCTTGACCACCGAACCACAGTCATCACTTCTCATCCAGGTCAGATTGTCAAGCATGGAGATATCAAGTGTGTGCTAAATGAAGGCATGCCAATTTATCGTAGACCATATGAAAAGGGTCGCCTAATCATTGAATTTAAGGTAAACTTTCCTGAGAATGGCTTTCTCTCCCTGGATAAACTCTCTTTGCCGGAAACACTCCTACCTGAGAGGAAGGAAGTGGAAGAGACTGATGTAATGGACCAGGGAGAACTAGTGGACTTTGATCCGAATCAGGAAAGACGGCGCCATTACAATGGAGAAGCATACGAGCATGATGAACATCATCCTCGGGGTGGTGTTCAGTGTCAGACCTCCTAATGGGGCCAGTGAATAACACTCACTGCCGGCATTTTATTTGCAGTAGTGATTGAGTGAAGGACTATAATCATAATATGCTCACTACTTGctattgtttgttttaatattcaaCTATAGTagtgttttaaaagttaaatgaagAATGAACTCGAATATAAAAGCTCTGACTTTGCCCTGTATGTATGATGACTTCAGTGTGTAAGATAAGTTTAATACTTgtaaaaactactttaaaaaatttcccctaGCATTTGTTAGGCCATACTTTGTATTTGATTTCAGCTATGTACATGGAATAGCTTAGACTGAAATGCCAGGTATATGTATTGGCTTCAGTGTATGACCCTTAATTGTTAAGCTATGAGTTAAAACTGTATTTAACTGGCAGTCAGACAAAGAATTTGTAGAGAAGTGTTGGTCTGTATAGTGGTATTAAGTGGGATTCATTGTGATGCCTCTGCATTTATTCTATTGCCTCAACTGTTACTTGAAGATGGCAtgctatataatttaatttagccTGTGGTATCAGTGATAGAAATGATAACTTTCTAAAGAAGGGGTTTATCATATAACATGCTGCTTCTTGAGGGCTTGCACTTGTAGAATTGCATTCCCTTCTGCTGTgccatctttttttaatatatctagCTATTGGTcctggttacttttttttttcttccttctctttggaCCACAGTGAGCCTTAGAGTAGTCACTTCTGGAGCAGGGTAACTTAGAGGTTAGAGTGATGAGACCTTTACATGGAGAAGTAATTTGCATGTATGAGTTAGGAAGGTGTTTTGCAGGTATGTTACAGGCTTACTTTAAACCATTTAACTTATGCTCCAAAGTAACTGTAATTTAATGTTGGTAGAATAGCAAATTATGAATAGCTTTAATTGTATGTTTAAAGTCATATGTTCACAAGCTTAAATCTGGATATCAGAATTTAAGCAATTCTTGAAATGTATCAATGTCTCAATATACTGATtcaaagcataaaaaaaaaaaaaagactgcaccTTAACAATGCTGAACTTGAGTGAATAACTTAGCTATGAtatttccatctgtgaaatgggagtgatAAATAGCATTTAACAGCTCATGAGGTGGTAGTAAAGCAAAATGAGTTATACAAGGCACAGTACATAGCACAAAGTATATATTCAGCAGATGTTAGCTGTTATAATAACAATACAGGTAAGTCCACTGTTTCAGATCACACAGGAGATCTGGAACAGAGCTATGACTAAAACATACTTACAACTCAGAGGCCAGAATTCTTTCCATATTACTAGCATTATTCATAGTTTGACTCACCAGTCATAGCAAGAATATTCTGCACTAAGGTTAGTCTATGTCAGAAGTTGTGTCACTGGGGGTCAGTTCCCATGATCCTTTCAGTGATCCAAAAAGTCAAAACTATCTTCATGATAACGTtaagatgttatttgcctttttcacagtGTTTGACATTTGCACTAACGGTGCAAAAGCAAAGGTAGTTAAAATGTACCAGTAATCATTATATTATTCACTGCTACACACTTTCAGatggggaaaaaattttttcaatgtcTCTCAAGAAtgtctttgggcttccctggtggcacatggttaagaatccgcctgccaatgcaggggacatgggttcgagccctggtccgggaagatcccacatgccgcggagcaactaagcccatgcaccacaactactgagcctgcgctctagagcccgtgagccacaactactgagcccgcgtgccacaactactgaagcttgcatgcctagagcccgtgctctgcaacaagagaaaccaccacaatgagaagcccgtgcaccgcaacgaaaagtagccctgctcgccgcaactagagaaagcccatgtgcggcaatgaagacccaacatagccaaaaataaataaataaaataaataaattaaaaaaaaaaagaatgtctttgaAGAAGTAgtaaaaatgataaatgttatTAAACCTCAATGCTTGGTGTCACAAATGGGAAATATACATAAAGTACTTATGCTGCATTGTGATATGCAATGGTTGCCTTGGAAAAATCAGTTTGTTCAGCTGAGTTCCAAGATCATCAGTCACTTTTTTTGTGAAACCTCAAATTCAGAGAACTGACAAACAATGGTTATTTGGTTGTGGATACCCAGCAGACATTTTCTGTACCAAAACAACTGCAGAAAAGAACTGTCAgtgtttgttgccaatgataaaacaCACTTTCAAGTGAAAAAACATAATCCTGGAAAATTTGTATGTACCACATGAGCTTAAAAGCTTTCCAATACTTCAAGACTTTCGTTGAGAAAACGGTGATATCAATGAATGTGACTGATACTgcataatgaaatgtgtcaacacTACTTAGTAAGTCGttattttccaaatgattaaTCCATGTTGTTACTAAATCACGCATGAGTAAAAGATCCATGCAAAGTATAAGACAGACCAATgacattttagttgtttttttgagTAAAACAGCTTTAACGAAGTGTAGCTGAAATGTATAATTTGGTAAGtttcacacatatttatatatacccaTAAAACCATCACCATTATGACAATCAAGATACTAAATATATCCATCATCCCCAAagtttcctctgccttttgtaaTTCTTCCCTCTTaccttctccctccaccctccacccaaCCTGAGCCCAGCCTGTCCCGTCTCTAAGCAACCGCACACCTGCAttctatcactatagattagtttgcatttttctagaggtttatataagtggaatcatatatatGTGCTCTTTTTTATCTGGCTGCTTTCACTaagaataattaatttaaaagtcattcctagggacttccctggtggtggatATAAGACTGcgtgcttccaacgcagggggcttgggttcgatccctggtaggggaactagatcccacaggcatgccgcaactaagagtccacatgctacaactaaaagatcctgtaactaagacctggcacagccaaaataaataagtaaatattaaaaaaataagaaataaaaaaataagtcattCTTATTGTTGCACGTATCAAcagttcattactttttattgctgagtgttATTCCACTGTATAGACATACCAAAATTtgcttatccagtcatctgttggtgGCAATTAGGGTTGATTTTATTTGGCTATTCCAAATAAAGTTACCATGAACATTTCTGGAAGTCTCTGAATGGACATCTAGTTCCTTTTCTCTGGGGTGAATATCTAGGAGTGGTTTAGCTGAGTCACacagtaagtgtatgtttaactttttaacaaATCACCAAATGGTTTACAAAAGCggttgtatcactttacattctcaccagaaaCATTGTAATTATAGCCACTCTAATAGGAAACAGTGGTATTGtagataaatttctttttttttaaatttactatttttttttatttctttattttatttatttatttttggctgcgttgggtcttcattgctgcgtgcaggcctCCTCTAGtcgtggagagcaggggctattcttcgctgtggtgcacaggcttctcatcgcagtggtttctctttgttgcagagcatgggctctaggagcgcgggcttcagtagctgtggctcgcgggctctagagtgcaggctcagtagttatggcgcacgggcttagttgctccgtggcatgtgggatcctcctggaccagggatcaaacccgtgacccgtgcattggcagggattcttaaccactgtgccaccagggaagtcctgtagatAAATTTCTGTTTCCCTAATGACTTATACTATTAAACATCTTACACAGGATTATTTTGCCATCCATAAATCTTCTTTAGTGGGGTGTCTGACAAACTATTTGCCCTTACGGAAAAGagaccctgtttttttttttattgttgaatttcaaattccttatatattcttgAAACAAATCCACATAATTTGAAGAAGAGAACTTTACAATTCTCATGATGTCTAATTTACAAATGTGTTTCTTTATGGATTGTGTTTTTGCATTGTAACTAAACTATCATTGCCCAACCCAAAGgaaaattttctcctatgttgtctCCagtaagttttattgttttaggatTTAAATCTAGGTCTATGATCAATTTTCAGTAAGTTTAAGTATATAGTGTGAGGTATGGATCCAAGTtcaatttttttgcatgtgtatagCCAAATGTTCAAGCACaatctgttgaaaagactacaCTTTCCCCATAGCACtgtctttgcacctttgtcaaaaaataGTTTCCTAATGAATGTGTGTTTATTTCTAGAATCGTAGTACAGGTATTCCCCATTTTCGAACATTCTCTTTATGCCACTTAACTTTTACAGAAGGACCTATACTAGTACTTGTTTTtgctaaccaaaagaaatctgaagagaaatTTTGTTTCTACAAAAAAAGCTGAAAAGTGAAAACAGCATTCAGTGCTTATTTTGTAGAAACCCATTATAGAGGCATGCTCCAAGCAGCAAGAGTGGCactgccaagctccttccctgggaatCACACCCAGCATCTCAGTATCAAGccaccatagctttgaactgtgtctgtgagtatCTATGCTTTGTCCTGATATATTTtgtgcatccattagcaagatgtgtccaaAGGTAATTGTTCCTTCACTTTATGCCATTTCAGCCTACAAAAGGTTTCAAAGGACCACTCTACTTTTGGATAGTGGAAGAAATCTGTATATTCCATTCTTCATCTGTCTATTCTTATGCTAATACTATGTTGTATTATGCTGATACTGTGGCCTTATTATAAATCTTAGTCATATAGTATTAGCCCTCAAATTCTGTTGTCCTTTTGATTTCAATGATTTTCTCTACagcatttgtttatttcattgcactctgatctttatttcctttcttctgtttactTTCCATTTAACTTCTTCTTCTTTCTAGTTTATTAAAGTAGACATTGACATCACTGATTTAAGGCCTTTCTGCTTTTCACTTATGtaggcatttagtgctataaatttccccctaCCTACTGCTTTAGAAGCATTCTACAAATtctggtatgttgtgttttcattttaattcagtttaaaacacttaaaaaaaaactcttataaTCTCCTCTTTGATCCAGGGGTTATTTAGAAGCGtgttatttaactttaaaatacgTCAGATTTTCAAAATATCTGTTACTAACATCTAAATTAATTccattatggtaaaaaaaaatccgAATGATTTGAATACTTATGAATTTACTGAGACATGTTCTATGTTCCAGAATATGGTCTTTCTTGGTAAATATTCTGTGCACACATAAGAAtaatttgtattctgctactgttGGATCACATGGTCTATAAATGTCAATCAGGTCAGGTTGGTTGATAGTGCTGTTCAAATGCACTATATCCTTGATGATTTCTGCCTACCTGTTATATCAATTGAGAGAATagtttttgtctatttctccttatacttctatcagtttttgtttcatgtattttgaagatcTGTTATCAGGGTATAAACAGAAATGTTTATAGTCGTTATTATGTCCTCTTCATTAACTGATCCTTTTATCACTATGAAATAAACttctttatctctggtaatatgCTTTCCTTTGAAATCTACTTTGATATTAAAACAACATTTCCAACTTGGTTTTGATTAGTACTAGTATGGTATACCTTTACATTTAAAGTATGCTTCTTGGGGTTAGCATACACTTGAGTTTTGCTTTTTTAGgcaatctgacaatctctgccttttaattggggtTGTTTAGACCATTTATAGTACCACGTCTTGGTATCTGTCCCATCTGTTTTTTGTTACCTGTtatcttttcctgccttccttaAGATTAGGATTTGTTTCAATTTTATCCCCTTTGTTGCTTTATAAACTAAATGTCTTTGTCATTTTAGCAGTGGCTTTATAGTTTATAGTTGTGGGAGGCTGAACAGTGTCCCCAAGATATCaatatcctaatccctggaacgtGTGAATGGGAATATACAGTTGTGATTAAGCCAAGGATCCTGAGATGAGGGGACTATCCTGGAACATCCATGTGGACCCAGAATGTAACCATGAGTGTCACtgtaagagaaaagaagaggaagattcaacagagacaaaaaaagatAAGGCCATGTGACCAAAGGCAGAGACAGGAGTGACATGGTCACAAGCCCAGAAATGCTGGCAGCGAGCAGAAGCTGAAGGAGGCAAGAAATGGACCTCCCTTAGTGTCTCTGGAGCTAGTACAGCCCTGCTGAAACCTCGATTTTGGCCTAGCAATAGTttttggatttctggcctccaaaactgtgagggaaattttttctattgttttaagctgccaaatttgtggtaatttgttacagcaggcaACAGAAAGTAATAGGATAGTAcatatctttaacttatcacagtctagcTTTAATTGTTATTATAACACTTCACATATACTGTCAGAATCTTACATTATACTTCCATGCTCTACTCTTTTGGCCTTTATACAGCTGTTGTTATCATGTATTTTGCTTCTACATACGttaaaaatcccaaaatacaATGTTACAATTTTTGATTAAACAGtcaattatcatttaaaattactttggtaacagaaaaaaaaattttatttatccagGTAATTTCCATTTCTGATGCTCTTCATTTTTGTTTAGATTCAGAGGTCCAActggtattattttccttctatctGTAGCATgcactttaacatttcttatagtccaggtctgaaaatgtcttagtttcactatattttttaaaatatatttttgctgaTTATAGAATTCTAGggtaatatttctttctttcaatcctttaaaaaatgttgctGTATTATCATTTCACTTGTATTGTTTCCAGTGAGAAACCTGATTTCACCCTTATCTTTGTGCCTCTAaatataacatcttttttttcactgccagtttaagattttttatcactggctttgagcaatttgattatcATGTGCTTTGGTGTTTTCTTCATGCATCATGTGCTTGTAGTTCACTGAACTTCCTCGATCTGTGGATTTAAAGCTTTCATCAAGTTTGgaaagtatttacttttttcttcccatCCCCTCCTTTGAGGACTCCAGATATCTGTACATTAAGCTACTTCAAGctgtttttcagttttggaatTCATTTTTCTATGTTCACATTTTGAATAGTTTCTACTGCTAACGCCTTCaagttcattaatcttttcttctgcaatgtctaatctgTCGTTCAtgccatccagtgtatttttcatttcaaatatagTTCATTCTCAAGAAGTTCAATTTGGGTCTTTTATATCTTCCATATCTCTATTTAACTTCTGAACAAATGGAGTGGTTATAAAAACTGTCTTAAATATTCTCTCGTAATTCTCACATGAGAATCCAGTTGTCTTTTTTTAAGCCATACAAAGATTTCCAAAAACGCAAAACAGTACAAGTTTTCTCATCAAATATTATTTTGCTTTAGAGAAAGTTACTATTCAttgaaatgttatttatgttaatatgCAACAGGTTTATTATTATaagtgaattaatttttaaaatttgtttcaattTCTAATTCAGAAAATACCAATAGATATAacccacattaaaaaaacaagcaaaaaaacagtTCTTGCTCCGTTTAAATTGACTGATTACTCTCCTCAGTATTGGTTGTCTTCCTGCCCCTTTGAATGCCAATTAATCTTTGACTGAACAACAGACATTGTAAACTTAACTTTGttgggtgctggatatttttgtaatCTTATAAATTTTCTTGAGCTCTGCTCTGGGATGCAGTTAGGTTACTTGGAAACAATTTGATCCTTTCAGGTCTTGCCTTTATTTGTTAGATGGGTCTGGAGCAGTGTCCAGTCTAGGACTAACTGTTCCCCACTAGTGAGGCAAAAATTTCCTGAGTACTTCACCCAGTGTCCCATGGATTACAAGTTTCTCCACTATAGTGGTAGGAACAGACACAGTTACTGGCACCAGGCACCACTCCCTCTAATCCTTTCAGATGGTTATTCTCCCAACCTCAGGTAGGTTCCTTCACGTGCATGCCCTACTCAGTACTCCGCTGATATTTGAAGAGAACTCTCTACAAATCTCTGGAGTTCTTtgtgcagctctctcctctgGTGTTCTGTCCACTGCACTCTCGGTGTGCTGGTCTTCCTAGACACTCAGCACTGTCTCCTCAACTCAAGGAGTCAGCCAAACTCTTGCAGTCTGCCTCCACGTGTTACAGCCTGAAAACTTTCTCAAGGTTAAGCGAGGCAATCATAgatctgatttatttatttcttgtctcTAGGGATTGCTTTCATTTGTTGTCTCATGTCCAGTGTCTAGgaaatgttgtttttcttttcagttgttGCAGAAGAAACGGTTACTTCCATTACTCCATCATAACTGGAAGCAGACATCTCATACCAAACCAACAGATTTTAGTGTAACAGAGTGAAATAAATTCACTGATATGGTTCCAGATTTCATATTGCATATTACATTTAAGAAACAACCACTTGTTCAATTTTGGGGTAAAATCAAAGATAATTCATAATTAtctaaaactgctttttaaagtGTTCCTCCCTAACAAAAAGATTAATGGTTGTCAGggactgggtggggaggggaaagggaagtgactgctaatgagtacagGGTTGCTTtgtggggtgatgaaatgttctgaaattagatattGGTGACAGCTGTAGAACtcagtgaatatactaaaatctactgaattgtacacttatttataaggtgaattttatggtatgtgaattgtatctcatttaaaaaaaacttttcccgACTACATATGAAATCCAAAATCCCTGAGGCCAGATTTTATacatatacttcaaccaaaacaacttATTACAGTAAATTGAAAAGCCATACattaagagattttttaaaaaacatcaataAGTTTTCTCACCAAGTATTATTTTGCTTTAGAAAAACAGTTATTCTtcaagaaaatgttatttatgttaatatgTAATAGGTTTATTACTTTAAactgaattaataaaaatttaaaaatttttctcagtttctaattcagaaaatatcaatagataaaaCCCACATAAAGAAACACTCTTTGGGATTCCCAATaaaatttaagagtataaagaGTCCTGAGGCCATATAATTTGAGAACTGTCAGTCTATGCCATCATACTATGCCAGGGATTCCATACTAGTATACATCTTAACAGGCATAATGTAGTAATTAACAAAAGTAGTTAATAAAAAATGCTAAGAAGGTATGTAAACACACACTAAAGTTTGTTACTTAATTGCATGTCTTACTTGGAAGTTTCTGGCAAGCCAGCTGAGAGTTCCAGAAACACAGATAAGTAGTAACCACGAACAACTCCATTtccatccttaaaaaaaaaaagaaaaagatgttatACAAACTCCAgatcaatttaaatgtaaaaattcaaGCCACAATGAAACAAAATACAGATTAGTACCTGATATCTGGATGGCAAAGTAGTTTTAAGCTTAAAAGCAATAAGAGATAATAAAAAGACCAAGAGGTCTGAATCTAtaacaatttaaaacttttgcaattaaaaaaaaaaaatattaaagcatacAAACTATAAAATATCAACTACTATGAAAAGAGTTAAGAGTTTTAACACATGCAGAACTCTTAAAAATGAGCCTCCAAGAAAAATCAAAACCCCGAAGAAAAacgccaaaaaaagaaaagcctcaaTTTCACTAGgaatgagacaaaaaaaaaaaaaaaaaaagatatatgagaTCAAAAGAGAGTAAAATAGAAAAAGGTAACACTTGATTGATGTTGAaagtaattaaatataatttctatgttTTATATGTTAGGATTCCACATAAGATTCTGTCTGGAGATTGAAAAGCTGTTTAAATTTCTGTTACAGAGATTTTTATGAGTACAATTATTCCCCTCTGTATTTCTCCAGTACTGTGTGAGAAGATTACATTTGTTATAACTATGTGTATAAAGATCTGTTTCCCCAACTAGACTGTGAGGGCTGAGGGCAGGAATATGTCTATAGAGGGGTACATGTACTTCTTAACCCCTTCATTTCTAGGCTACTTTGCTCCAAAATGTCCTGAGGCAGCTTTCAGGGTTTGACATGGtaatcactcaataaatactacGAATAAATGAATCATCACTTAAGTGAAAAAAGCTGGACACAAAAGATTATATGTTGTATAATCCTACTATAAGAAATTctggaaaagcaaaactatagtaacaaaaacagatcagtggttgcagaggggccaggaaaggagaaaaaaggattaGCTGAAAAGGATAAATTACGTAACTTCTGAGGGTGATAAAAGTCATGATTGTGACAATGATTATACAACTATATATATTTGTGAAAACTTGCTAAAATTAGTGAATATTACTGAACATAAATTATATAGCAAattacactgatttttaaaaatcaaccaatATCCTTGTTCAAATAGCtgggggttttttcttcttttaaattatgtTCCTAAAACAATTTCCCTGGAATGAAATCCATTAATAAAAGATAATGAACATTTTTCACTCCTAATTTTAACAGATAATAAGATTAGAAATTtctttgacttaatttttatcataattttttaaaaaataaatttatttatttattttcagctacattgggtctgcgttgctgcgcacaggctttctctagttgcagcgagcgggggctactcttcattgcggtgcgcaggcttctcattgcagtggcttctcgttgcggagcacaggctctaggtgcacaggctagTACCTGTGGCACGagggtctcagtagttgtggcgcacgggcttagttgctccgtggcatgtgggatcttcccagaccagggctcgaacccgtgtcccatgcattggcaagcggattcttaaccactgtgccatcagggaagccctatcataaTCTTAAGGAACAaaatttttactacttttattgACATGCCATCTGTACCTCTAACAAAATACTAGctttaagaattttcttttcttttcttttctttct
This window of the Balaenoptera ricei isolate mBalRic1 chromosome 20, mBalRic1.hap2, whole genome shotgun sequence genome carries:
- the LOC132354949 gene encoding LOW QUALITY PROTEIN: dnaJ homolog subfamily A member 1-like (The sequence of the model RefSeq protein was modified relative to this genomic sequence to represent the inferred CDS: substituted 1 base at 1 genomic stop codon) gives rise to the protein MVKETTYYDVLGVKPNATQELKKAYRKLALKYHPDKNPNEGEKFKQISQAYEVLSDAKKRELYDKGGEQAIKEGGAGGGFGSPMDIFDMFFGGGGRMQREKRGKNVVHQLTVTLEDLYNGATRKLALQKNVICDKCEGRGGKKGAVECCPNCRGTGMQMRIHQIGPGMVQQIQSVCMECQGHGERISPKERCKSCNGRKTVXEKKILEVPIDKGMKDGQKITLHGEGDQEPGLEPGDIIIVLDQKDHAVFTQRGEDLFICMDIQLVEALCGFQKPISTLDHRTTVITSHPGQIVKHGDIKCVLNEGMPIYRRPYEKGRLIIEFKVNFPENGFLSLDKLSLPETLLPERKEVEETDVMDQGELVDFDPNQERRRHYNGEAYEHDEHHPRGGVQCQTS